The following nucleotide sequence is from Terriglobia bacterium.
AGCTAGTTAGCGATGGGAAGAATAACTCTGAATTCCGTTCCCGCTCCGACGGTGCTGTTCACTTCAAACGTGCCGTGGTGCGCTTCGACGATCAATTTACTGTGGAATAGCCCGATGCCCAGGCCGCGTTTTTTTGTGGTTTGAAAAGGCTTGAAGAGAGATTTTTCGATGAACTCCTGTGACATCCCACAACCGTTATCGCGGACCAGGAAGCCGACCGTATCTCCTTCGTGTATCGTTGCAACTTGAATCACGCCATTCCCATTCAGGGCTTCATTGGCATTCATGACCAGGTTTGTAAGCACTTTGTGGATTTGTTCCGAGTCGACTCTTGTTTTAGGCACCGCCTGCAACTCCTGCTTCAAATCGGCCTTGAGGCTGCCTTTGAACTCTGCGAGTGTGGACTCCACCAGCTGGCGAAGGTCACATTCTGCGGGTTTCAGTTCGATTTGCTCACGCAGCAGTGAAAGCCGCGCGCACATGTCGTCGATCTTCGTCACGCTCGCAGACATGACCCGGAGCGCATCGGCCCGGAACTCGGGATTGTCGAAATTTGCCGGGAGATTTTGCATCGTCAGCGAGAGGCGCGATGCGAGGTTTTTCAAATCGTGCACAAAAAAGGTCGATACGGCCTGGAATGTCTCCACTTCCTTGGCGTGGCGGAGCCGGACCGCCGAGCGCAGATTCAGCAGGCTGGCTGCGAGATGATCCGCGAGGCTTTCCAGGAGGAGCATATCCTCTGTCGTCAGCGCTTGGTATCCGACGCGGTCATCATTGAGCGTCAGCACGCCAATGATCTCTTCACCGACGCGCAATCCGATGACGTATCGCAGTTTCGACTGCCTGAAGAATTCCGGGCATGCCGACATCACTTCTCCCGGCCAGGCCAGATCCTGCTCCTGAAGGTCGATACAGCCCGGATGTTCGCGGACATATCGAATCAGCTCCGCGGAATGTCTTCCCGCTCGTTCCAGCTGCTTCTCAACGTCCGCGGAAAATGCCGTCGAGCCTGCAAGCATGAGCTTCCGCTGGGATTCATCCACAACCCAAACGCTCACAGACAGTATTTCCAGCCATTCCGAAACCAGCCGGCTGACGGTGCTGCTCAGTTCCCGCACATCGACCAGAGATCTGGTTCTCTGCGTCAGTTCCATCCAGACACGCCTGTAGTCGTAGATCGGGCGATGGAAGTGGCGGCTCACGAAGAGGCGTAACTGCCGGCGCACACGATTGGAGAGAAGCAGGGCGCCAAAAGCCGTCAAGGCAATG
It contains:
- the prsK gene encoding XrtA/PEP-CTERM system histidine kinase PrsK; amino-acid sequence: MPIAAIPSYAAAYFSLIVAVGVLLRDRDAFVHRIFAAGMCLFALEELFRGLVYSALLPDDIIYWQKRVITVSVLIPSIWLAFSLTYARVNPRKFLAQWKWPLLVSALAPIPFLAIFRKSVFLGAIYLEESERWSILLGSPGRWLQMFFILMSVLILFNLERTMRSSVGRMRWQIKFLVLGIGGLFALRIYTASQALLFSTTDTGFGTINAVALIAADSLFAIALFRGSSLTMDVYLSGTAIQNSLTLIFAGIYLIAVGLIARVARSLSPNGPLPYDTFIVFIALTAFGALLLSNRVRRQLRLFVSRHFHRPIYDYRRVWMELTQRTRSLVDVRELSSTVSRLVSEWLEILSVSVWVVDESQRKLMLAGSTAFSADVEKQLERAGRHSAELIRYVREHPGCIDLQEQDLAWPGEVMSACPEFFRQSKLRYVIGLRVGEEIIGVLTLNDDRVGYQALTTEDMLLLESLADHLAASLLNLRSAVRLRHAKEVETFQAVSTFFVHDLKNLASRLSLTMQNLPANFDNPEFRADALRVMSASVTKIDDMCARLSLLREQIELKPAECDLRQLVESTLAEFKGSLKADLKQELQAVPKTRVDSEQIHKVLTNLVMNANEALNGNGVIQVATIHEGDTVGFLVRDNGCGMSQEFIEKSLFKPFQTTKKRGLGIGLFHSKLIVEAHHGTFEVNSTVGAGTEFRVILPIAN